From Vallitalea longa, one genomic window encodes:
- a CDS encoding carbohydrate ABC transporter permease → MDRLKQHYSETKDFLGKKKPGMKKFLFGMKNNDGFIYKLCVYFILIVFSFVFLYPLIYMISISLMSNIDLVDNTVQWIPSKLYTFNYKMTWKALNLPNSYFTTALLAGLSMLCVAISSGVIGYGLARFDFRGKKLVLVLMLFTFIVPKTLFFIPRFQIYSALGLKGNLGAILIPALTGQGEQAALFILIFYQFFKMIPKSLEEAAFIDGAGPFKTFIKIAVPMAGPALIIVCVYSFSLYWNETFSTSLYLDGKLKTVPMLLGNLQNNFGQVISQSVKGDASVNPNLNFTEAKIFAGTILSIIPLAALYLFIQRWFVESIDKTGITGE, encoded by the coding sequence ATGGATAGATTAAAACAGCATTACAGTGAGACTAAAGATTTTCTTGGAAAGAAGAAACCAGGTATGAAAAAATTCCTGTTCGGTATGAAGAATAATGATGGTTTCATTTATAAGTTATGCGTATATTTTATACTGATTGTATTCAGTTTCGTGTTTCTATATCCACTTATATATATGATATCCATAAGTCTCATGTCTAATATTGACTTAGTCGATAATACAGTACAATGGATACCTTCCAAACTATATACATTCAATTATAAAATGACATGGAAAGCTCTTAATCTACCTAACTCTTATTTTACGACAGCTCTATTGGCAGGACTTTCAATGTTATGTGTAGCTATTTCATCAGGAGTTATAGGTTATGGATTGGCAAGATTCGATTTTAGAGGCAAGAAGTTAGTGCTTGTGTTAATGCTATTTACGTTCATAGTACCCAAGACGTTATTTTTCATACCTAGATTCCAGATATATTCTGCATTAGGATTGAAGGGTAATCTAGGTGCCATATTGATTCCAGCACTGACAGGGCAGGGAGAACAGGCAGCACTTTTCATTCTGATTTTCTATCAGTTCTTTAAAATGATACCTAAGTCTCTAGAGGAAGCCGCATTTATAGATGGAGCAGGACCATTCAAGACATTTATCAAAATAGCTGTACCTATGGCAGGACCTGCATTGATTATAGTATGTGTATATAGTTTCTCATTATATTGGAACGAAACATTCTCCACATCACTATACTTGGATGGAAAATTAAAGACAGTACCTATGTTGTTGGGTAATCTACAAAATAATTTTGGGCAGGTCATATCCCAAAGTGTTAAAGGAGATGCAAGTGTCAATCCTAATCTTAATTTTACTGAAGCCAAAATATTTGCGGGAACAATACTTTCAATCATTCCGTTGGCGGCATTGTATCTGTTCATACAAAGATGGTTTGTAGAGAGTATAGATAAGACAGGTATTACTGGAGAATAA
- a CDS encoding carbohydrate ABC transporter permease — protein sequence MIKKQKKIGKRNRFNLKRKRGLTGLCFISPWIVGFIAFVAYPLYKTIYMSFNNVFYGNETGWKYEWIGLDNFRRILFEDVDFVVEAQNFFMTTLLYVPVIIALSIIIAMLLNQKVKGTAFFRLLFFLPIIILNGELMKNMSEYGGMSININEAIVDVISMVVPNKTITLGIVLIFNTVVELLWYSAVPILIFLAALQKIDRSVYEASAIDGASSWSTFWKITLPNIYPLVSVVVIFIVVFLANFETNTINNIIMESKYDGSRREGYASALSILYSFLQIILISILYFITRSRKNSKEV from the coding sequence ATGATAAAAAAACAAAAAAAGATTGGTAAAAGAAATAGATTCAATTTAAAACGCAAGAGAGGTTTGACAGGACTGTGTTTCATCAGTCCATGGATAGTCGGTTTCATTGCTTTTGTAGCCTATCCCTTATATAAGACAATCTATATGAGTTTCAATAATGTTTTTTATGGAAATGAAACAGGGTGGAAGTATGAGTGGATCGGTTTGGATAATTTCAGACGTATATTATTTGAAGATGTGGATTTTGTAGTTGAAGCTCAGAATTTCTTTATGACTACTCTATTATATGTTCCAGTAATTATAGCTTTATCCATTATTATTGCAATGCTTTTGAATCAAAAAGTTAAAGGAACAGCTTTTTTTCGATTATTGTTCTTCTTGCCCATTATCATTTTGAATGGTGAGCTAATGAAAAATATGAGCGAGTACGGAGGTATGTCCATAAATATCAATGAAGCTATTGTCGATGTCATCTCTATGGTCGTTCCCAATAAAACGATAACTTTAGGGATAGTATTGATTTTCAATACAGTAGTTGAATTATTATGGTATAGTGCTGTACCTATACTTATTTTTCTTGCGGCATTGCAGAAGATAGATAGAAGTGTCTATGAAGCTTCAGCAATCGATGGAGCATCTTCATGGAGTACGTTCTGGAAGATTACCTTACCTAATATTTATCCTCTTGTAAGTGTTGTGGTTATTTTTATAGTAGTCTTTCTTGCTAATTTTGAAACTAATACTATCAATAATATAATAATGGAATCAAAATATGATGGTTCAAGAAGAGAAGGGTATGCATCCGCATTATCAATTCTGTATTCCTTCCTTCAGATTATCTTAATCAGTATTCTGTATTTCATTACTAGAAGCAGAAAGAATAGTAAGGAGGTTTGA
- a CDS encoding DUF5696 domain-containing protein has protein sequence MKNKKTTYVFVFLIMAVLLVIGVKKYFDKAPERISMKKYDYTSVVVNNDIPIDEKDDYNFLIPDSFEKMAENDQLELYLDKDCIAIAVRNKINGYTWYSYDVDMNAEEKNISKEMLNYIKSGISVITYDKFTPGKRTVLNDGVDKTYEKLDNGFSVAIDFTKPQIKFNLIVEIQGGDLIATIPRESIEEYSEKLWTPGNNDVSINEILLYPFFGSTKVQENGYIVIPDGSGATIRLDETPKYATGYVAPVYGKDLGYENTLEFEDISVKPLENIVLPIYGIIHEEDEAGVLVIAENGASYATYNYVSKNVSTEYYQSYFSYNYRTAYSQFQSRVDEEQHVLGFQREPNKFDMVQRYVFLNGDKADYVGVAKGYSCFLDNKYGFSNKNDTKKLNIPLKTDFINNETEMGTFSVENVEATSYEQSKEIAEELIESGKNNLNISFKTYVADKEAYRFGVLKKLGGDKKLKEVLDYYDDNDIKFNYYMNYARTNHEKTKCTASKMSRQDLNVKNDELGFYNYLNDPKYFMDFAKSDVKRIKRYGIDSIAFDGFTGSLFTHYDKGTIGYSNESMEYIKNVMGYLDDNGIETNIYKADSYLYPYMTDSYETPIYSSNLMFIDKTIPLVSLVISGKMDMYSPYMNFSSNDKESILRLIEFGVYPSFILTGEPTYSIKHTDSSNVYVSQYKYLRERIDDYYEKINGVLSQVMGSELIDHTYIDDNVVMTKYANNKKIIINYNDFDYTYNNVTIKGKGFVVL, from the coding sequence ATATACCTATTGATGAAAAGGATGATTATAATTTCTTGATACCTGATTCATTTGAAAAAATGGCTGAAAATGATCAGCTGGAATTATATCTGGATAAAGATTGTATAGCCATAGCAGTAAGAAATAAAATCAATGGTTACACATGGTATTCCTATGATGTGGATATGAATGCTGAAGAAAAAAATATAAGTAAAGAAATGTTAAATTATATAAAATCAGGTATTTCTGTTATAACTTATGATAAATTCACTCCAGGAAAAAGGACGGTTCTGAATGACGGTGTAGATAAGACTTATGAGAAACTTGATAATGGATTCTCAGTTGCCATTGATTTCACGAAACCACAGATTAAGTTCAATCTCATTGTTGAGATACAAGGTGGAGACCTGATTGCAACCATACCTAGAGAGAGTATAGAAGAATATAGCGAAAAGTTATGGACTCCTGGCAATAATGACGTATCTATCAATGAAATCCTGCTCTATCCTTTTTTCGGTTCCACCAAAGTTCAGGAAAACGGTTATATAGTAATACCAGACGGTTCAGGTGCAACTATCAGACTTGACGAAACTCCCAAGTATGCAACAGGCTATGTGGCTCCTGTTTATGGTAAAGACCTAGGCTATGAAAATACATTAGAGTTTGAAGATATTTCTGTAAAACCATTAGAGAATATTGTACTTCCCATATATGGAATAATACATGAGGAAGATGAAGCAGGTGTTCTAGTAATTGCAGAAAACGGAGCTAGTTATGCAACTTATAATTATGTTTCCAAAAATGTTTCTACAGAGTATTATCAGTCATATTTCTCTTATAATTATAGAACTGCTTATTCTCAATTCCAGAGCAGAGTTGATGAAGAACAGCATGTTTTAGGTTTTCAGAGAGAACCTAATAAATTCGATATGGTACAGCGTTATGTTTTTCTTAACGGTGACAAAGCCGATTATGTAGGTGTAGCAAAAGGATATAGTTGTTTCCTTGACAACAAATATGGATTCAGCAATAAAAATGATACTAAAAAATTAAATATACCATTAAAAACAGATTTTATCAATAATGAAACAGAAATGGGTACATTCAGTGTGGAAAATGTAGAAGCAACATCTTATGAACAATCAAAAGAAATCGCAGAAGAATTGATAGAGAGTGGAAAAAATAACTTAAACATATCATTCAAGACTTATGTTGCTGACAAAGAAGCTTATAGATTTGGAGTTCTCAAAAAATTAGGTGGAGATAAGAAATTAAAGGAAGTACTTGATTATTATGATGATAATGATATCAAGTTCAATTATTATATGAACTATGCAAGAACCAACCATGAGAAAACTAAATGTACTGCTAGCAAGATGAGCAGACAAGACCTTAATGTAAAAAATGATGAACTGGGATTCTATAATTATTTGAATGATCCGAAATATTTTATGGATTTCGCCAAGAGTGATGTGAAGAGAATAAAAAGATATGGTATTGACTCAATTGCTTTTGACGGATTTACAGGAAGTCTGTTTACTCATTATGATAAAGGGACTATCGGATATAGTAATGAGAGTATGGAATATATCAAGAATGTTATGGGTTATCTAGACGATAATGGTATAGAAACCAATATATACAAGGCTGATTCATATCTATATCCATATATGACAGATAGTTATGAAACACCGATTTATTCATCCAACCTAATGTTCATAGATAAAACCATACCTCTAGTATCCCTTGTAATAAGCGGTAAGATGGATATGTATTCACCATATATGAATTTTTCATCTAATGATAAAGAATCAATTTTGAGATTAATAGAATTTGGTGTATATCCTTCATTTATCTTGACTGGGGAACCTACATACAGTATCAAACACACAGATTCATCCAATGTTTATGTCTCTCAGTATAAATATCTAAGAGAAAGAATAGATGATTATTATGAGAAGATCAATGGAGTATTAAGTCAAGTTATGGGAAGTGAGTTAATCGATCATACTTACATTGATGATAATGTTGTCATGACGAAATATGCTAACAATAAGAAGATAATCATCAATTATAATGATTTTGATTATACCTATAATAATGTAACCATTAAGGGAAAAGGATTCGTGGTCTTATGA